The following proteins are co-located in the Nonlabens ponticola genome:
- the nrfD gene encoding NrfD/PsrC family molybdoenzyme membrane anchor subunit → MAHYEASIRRPLITGDKTFSDVTKDIAAPVEGVANKQWWIVFTIALVAFLYGIGCITYTISTGIGVWGLNKTIGWAWDITNFVWWVGIGHAGTLISAVLLLFRQKWRMAINRSAEAMTIFSVIQAGLFPIIHMGRPWLAYWVLPIPNQFGSLWVNFNSPLLWDVFAISTYLSVSLVFWWTGLLPDFAMIRDRAITPFNKKIYGLLSFGWSGRAKDWQRFEEVSLVLAGLATPLVLSVHTIVSFDFATSVIPGWHTTIFPPYFVAGAVFSGFAMVNTLLIVMRKVCHLENYITIQHIELMNLVIMITGSIVGVAYITELFVAWYSGVEYEQYAFLNRATGPYAWAYWAMMTCNVFSPQFMWFKKLRTSILFSFAISIVVNIGMWFERFVIIVTSLHRDYLPSSWTMFSPTFVDIGIFIGTIGFFFVLFLLYSRTFPVIAQAEVKSILKSSGNKYKELRENKMTSNKNAASGDPMAHPSE, encoded by the coding sequence ATGGCTCATTATGAAGCGTCCATAAGAAGACCCTTAATTACAGGAGACAAAACATTCTCTGATGTGACTAAGGATATTGCCGCGCCAGTAGAAGGCGTTGCTAATAAACAGTGGTGGATTGTATTTACCATTGCACTGGTAGCCTTTCTTTATGGAATAGGATGTATCACTTACACCATATCTACAGGTATCGGTGTATGGGGTTTGAATAAAACCATCGGTTGGGCATGGGATATTACCAATTTTGTATGGTGGGTAGGAATTGGTCACGCTGGTACTCTTATATCAGCAGTACTATTGTTATTCCGTCAAAAATGGAGAATGGCGATCAACAGATCTGCTGAGGCAATGACCATTTTCTCGGTAATTCAGGCAGGATTGTTCCCTATCATACACATGGGTCGTCCATGGTTGGCTTATTGGGTACTACCTATCCCTAATCAATTTGGTTCTTTATGGGTGAACTTTAACTCGCCGCTACTTTGGGATGTATTCGCAATCTCCACGTACCTATCGGTTTCTTTAGTGTTTTGGTGGACTGGATTGCTTCCTGATTTCGCGATGATACGCGATAGAGCTATCACTCCTTTTAATAAGAAAATTTACGGACTATTATCTTTTGGATGGTCGGGTCGTGCTAAGGACTGGCAACGTTTTGAAGAAGTTTCTCTTGTACTTGCAGGTTTGGCAACGCCACTGGTACTTTCCGTACACACGATCGTATCCTTTGACTTTGCAACATCGGTTATTCCAGGATGGCACACGACAATTTTCCCACCATACTTTGTTGCTGGTGCGGTATTCTCAGGCTTTGCTATGGTGAACACACTTCTTATCGTGATGCGTAAAGTTTGTCACCTTGAGAATTATATCACTATCCAACATATTGAATTAATGAATCTGGTTATCATGATTACTGGTTCCATCGTTGGTGTGGCATACATAACAGAGTTGTTCGTTGCATGGTATTCAGGAGTAGAGTACGAACAGTACGCATTCTTAAACAGGGCTACAGGACCTTATGCATGGGCGTATTGGGCGATGATGACATGTAATGTGTTCTCTCCACAGTTTATGTGGTTCAAGAAATTAAGAACAAGCATTCTTTTCTCCTTTGCCATCTCGATCGTTGTAAACATCGGTATGTGGTTTGAGCGTTTTGTAATCATCGTGACTTCATTGCACCGTGACTACCTACCATCATCATGGACCATGTTCTCACCTACATTTGTTGATATAGGTATTTTTATTGGGACGATAGGATTCTTCTTTGTATTGTTCCTATTATACTCTAGAACATTCCCAGTAATTGCTCAAGCAGAGGTGAAGTCCATTCTCAAGTCGAGTGGTAACAAGTACAAGGAATTGAGAGAAAATAAAATGACGTCTAACAAAAACGCAGCCAGCGGTGACCCTATGGCGCACCCAAGCGAATAA